From Mangifera indica cultivar Alphonso unplaced genomic scaffold, CATAS_Mindica_2.1 Un_0001, whole genome shotgun sequence, the proteins below share one genomic window:
- the LOC123205069 gene encoding biotin carboxylase 1, chloroplastic-like isoform X2, whose amino-acid sequence MDASMTMSNSLSTRPGLFFGRRSETRSSQCSFMVGSSRINFPRQRAQAGKVKVKVSRNSKRSGGAFNVECHGGEKILIANRGEIAVRVIRTAHEMGIPCVAVYSTIDKDALHVKLADESVCIGEAPSSQSYLLIPNVLSAAISRGCTMLHPGYGFLAENAVFVEMCREHGINFIGPNPDSIRIMGDKSTARQTMKNAGVPTVPGSDGLLQSTEEAIKLAGEIGFPVMIKATAGGGGRGMRLAKEPEEFVKLLQQAKSEAAAAFGNDGVYLEKYIQNPRHIEFQVLADKHGNVVHFGERDCSIQRRNQKLLEEAPSSALTPELRKAMGDAAVAAAASIGYIGVGTVEFLLDERGSFYFMEMNTRIQVEHPVTEMISSVDLIEEQINVALGGKLRYKQEDIVLRGHSIECRINAEDPFKGFRPGPGRITAYLPSGGPFVRMDSHVYPDYVVPPSYDSLLGKLIVWAPTREKAIERMKRALDDTIITGVPTTIEYHKLILDVEDFKNGKVDTAFIPKHEDELRA is encoded by the exons ATGGATGCCTCCATGACCATGTCCAACTCCCTCTCAACCCGTCCT GGATTATTCTTCGGGAGGCGTAGTGAAACAAGGAGTTCTCAATGTAGCTTTATGGTGGGAAGTAGTAGGATTAATTTTCCTAGGCAAAGAGCTCAGGCAGGTAAAGTTAAAGTTAAAGTTAGCAGGAATTCAAAAAGGAGTGGTGGAGCGTTTAATGTTGAATGTCATGGTGGTGAGAAAATTCTTATAGCAAATAGAGGAGAAATTGCTGTTCGAGTTATTCGGACTGCTCATGAAATGGGAATACCTTGTGTTGCTGTTTACTCTACCATTGACAAGGATGCACTACATGTCAAGTTGGCTGATGAATCAGTTTGTATTGGTGAAGCACCAAGTAGTCAATC GTATTTGTTGATTCCAAATGTTTTATCTGCTGCAATCAGTCGAGGCTGCACAATGCTTCATCCTGGATATGGATTTCTTGCTGAGAATGCAGTATTTGTTGAAATGTGCAGAGAACATGGAATTAACTTTATAGGGCCAAAT CCCGACAGTATCCGCATTATGGGTGACAAATCAACTGCCAGGCAGACAATGAAGAATGCAGGTGTTCCAACTGTCCCAGGGAGTGATGGATTGTTACAG AGCACTGAGGAAGCAATCAAACTTGCTGGTGAGATTGGATTCCCTGTGATGATCAAG GCAACAGCAGGTGGTGGAGGACGTGGAATGCGTCTTGCTAAAGAACCAGAGGAATTTGTTAAGTTGCTTCAG CAAGCTAAGAGTGAGGCTGCTGCTGCATTTGGAAATGATGGAGTTTATTTGGAAAAGTACATCCAGAATCCAAGGCATATTGAATTCcag GTTCTTGCTGATAAACATGGTAATGTTGTCCACTTTGGTGAACGTGACTGCAGCATACAG AGACGTAATCAAAAGCTGCTTGAGGAAGCACCCTCTTCTGCTTTGACCCCTGAGTTGCGGAAAGCCATGGGTGATGCAGCTGTTGCAGCAGCAGCATCCATAGGTTACATTGGTGTTGGAACGGTTGAGTTTCTTCTAGATGAAAGAGGTTCCTTCTACTTCATGGAAATGAACACTCGTATCCAG gtTGAGCATCCTGTGACAGAAATGATATCCTCTGTTGACTTGATTGAGGAACAAATTAATGTAGCCCTGGGGGGAAAACTTCGTTACAAACAG GAAGATATTGTGCTTAGAGGCCATTCAATTGAGTGTCGTATCAATGCAGAAGATCCTTTTAAAGGATTCCGACCTGGACCAG GGAGAATAACAGCATACTTGCCATCGGGTGGTCCATTTGTCAGAATGGATAGCCATGTTTATCCTGATTATGTGGTTCCACCAAGTTATGATTCTTTACTCGGAAAG CTTATTGTGTGGGCTCCAACTAGAGAAAAGGCAATTGAGCGCATGAAGAGGGCTCTTGATGACACCATCATTACAG GTGTTCCTACAACAATTGAATACCACAAACTAATCCTTGATGTCGag GACTTCAAAAATGGCAAGGTTGACACTGCTTTCATTCCAAAACATGAAGACGAGTTACGAGCT TGA
- the LOC123205069 gene encoding biotin carboxylase 2, chloroplastic-like isoform X1, whose product MDASMTMSNSLSTRPGLFFGRRSETRSSQCSFMVGSSRINFPRQRAQAGKVKVKVSRNSKRSGGAFNVECHGGEKILIANRGEIAVRVIRTAHEMGIPCVAVYSTIDKDALHVKLADESVCIGEAPSSQSYLLIPNVLSAAISRGCTMLHPGYGFLAENAVFVEMCREHGINFIGPNPDSIRIMGDKSTARQTMKNAGVPTVPGSDGLLQSTEEAIKLAGEIGFPVMIKATAGGGGRGMRLAKEPEEFVKLLQQAKSEAAAAFGNDGVYLEKYIQNPRHIEFQVLADKHGNVVHFGERDCSIQRRNQKLLEEAPSSALTPELRKAMGDAAVAAAASIGYIGVGTVEFLLDERGSFYFMEMNTRIQVEHPVTEMISSVDLIEEQINVALGGKLRYKQEDIVLRGHSIECRINAEDPFKGFRPGPGRITAYLPSGGPFVRMDSHVYPDYVVPPSYDSLLGKLIVWAPTREKAIERMKRALDDTIITGVPTTIEYHKLILDVEDFKNGKVDTAFIPKHEDELRAPQEIVAATPTKEMANATA is encoded by the exons ATGGATGCCTCCATGACCATGTCCAACTCCCTCTCAACCCGTCCT GGATTATTCTTCGGGAGGCGTAGTGAAACAAGGAGTTCTCAATGTAGCTTTATGGTGGGAAGTAGTAGGATTAATTTTCCTAGGCAAAGAGCTCAGGCAGGTAAAGTTAAAGTTAAAGTTAGCAGGAATTCAAAAAGGAGTGGTGGAGCGTTTAATGTTGAATGTCATGGTGGTGAGAAAATTCTTATAGCAAATAGAGGAGAAATTGCTGTTCGAGTTATTCGGACTGCTCATGAAATGGGAATACCTTGTGTTGCTGTTTACTCTACCATTGACAAGGATGCACTACATGTCAAGTTGGCTGATGAATCAGTTTGTATTGGTGAAGCACCAAGTAGTCAATC GTATTTGTTGATTCCAAATGTTTTATCTGCTGCAATCAGTCGAGGCTGCACAATGCTTCATCCTGGATATGGATTTCTTGCTGAGAATGCAGTATTTGTTGAAATGTGCAGAGAACATGGAATTAACTTTATAGGGCCAAAT CCCGACAGTATCCGCATTATGGGTGACAAATCAACTGCCAGGCAGACAATGAAGAATGCAGGTGTTCCAACTGTCCCAGGGAGTGATGGATTGTTACAG AGCACTGAGGAAGCAATCAAACTTGCTGGTGAGATTGGATTCCCTGTGATGATCAAG GCAACAGCAGGTGGTGGAGGACGTGGAATGCGTCTTGCTAAAGAACCAGAGGAATTTGTTAAGTTGCTTCAG CAAGCTAAGAGTGAGGCTGCTGCTGCATTTGGAAATGATGGAGTTTATTTGGAAAAGTACATCCAGAATCCAAGGCATATTGAATTCcag GTTCTTGCTGATAAACATGGTAATGTTGTCCACTTTGGTGAACGTGACTGCAGCATACAG AGACGTAATCAAAAGCTGCTTGAGGAAGCACCCTCTTCTGCTTTGACCCCTGAGTTGCGGAAAGCCATGGGTGATGCAGCTGTTGCAGCAGCAGCATCCATAGGTTACATTGGTGTTGGAACGGTTGAGTTTCTTCTAGATGAAAGAGGTTCCTTCTACTTCATGGAAATGAACACTCGTATCCAG gtTGAGCATCCTGTGACAGAAATGATATCCTCTGTTGACTTGATTGAGGAACAAATTAATGTAGCCCTGGGGGGAAAACTTCGTTACAAACAG GAAGATATTGTGCTTAGAGGCCATTCAATTGAGTGTCGTATCAATGCAGAAGATCCTTTTAAAGGATTCCGACCTGGACCAG GGAGAATAACAGCATACTTGCCATCGGGTGGTCCATTTGTCAGAATGGATAGCCATGTTTATCCTGATTATGTGGTTCCACCAAGTTATGATTCTTTACTCGGAAAG CTTATTGTGTGGGCTCCAACTAGAGAAAAGGCAATTGAGCGCATGAAGAGGGCTCTTGATGACACCATCATTACAG GTGTTCCTACAACAATTGAATACCACAAACTAATCCTTGATGTCGag GACTTCAAAAATGGCAAGGTTGACACTGCTTTCATTCCAAAACATGAAGACGAGTTACGAGCT CCCCAGGAAATCGTTGCGGCAACACCCACTAAAGAAATGGCTAATGCAACTGCTTAG